The following are encoded together in the Onychostoma macrolepis isolate SWU-2019 chromosome 03, ASM1243209v1, whole genome shotgun sequence genome:
- the hcrt gene encoding orexin, which translates to MDCTAKRVQLLLLMALLAHLALDAEGVATCCSSASRSCKLYEILCRAGRRNDTSVARHIGRFNNDAAVGILTLGKRKVGERRVQDRLQQLLHGSRNQAAGILTMGKRLEDGSHLQLRYLMPRAPEDLHAYEKR; encoded by the coding sequence aGAGTTCAACTGCTCCTCCTCATGGCGCTGCTGGCGCACCTGGCGTTGGACGCAGAGGGCGTGGCCACCTGCTGCTCGAGCGCGTCAAGGTCCTGCAAATTATACGAGATTCTGTGCCGCGCGGGACGCCGAAACGACACGTCCGTCGCCAGGCATATCGGCCGCTTTAATAACGACGCGGCTGTCGGGATACTAACGCTTGGCAAGCGTAAAGTGGGCGAGAGACGCGTCCAGGACCGCCTGCAGCAGCTCCTGCACGGCTCGCGGAATCAGGCCGCGGGAATCCTGACGATGGGAAAGAGACTCGAGGACGGCTCGCACCTGCAGCTGCGGTATCTGATGCCCAGGGCACCGGAGGATCTGCACGCTTATGAAAAACGATGA